A single genomic interval of Xyrauchen texanus isolate HMW12.3.18 chromosome 40, RBS_HiC_50CHRs, whole genome shotgun sequence harbors:
- the LOC127633381 gene encoding transcription factor Sox-9-A-like, with the protein MNLLDPYLKMTDEPEKCLSDAPSPSMSEDSAGSPCPSGSGSDTENTRPTENSLMAPDGQLGEFKKDEDDKFPVCIREAVSQVLKGYDWTLVPMPVRVNGSSKNKPHVKRPMNAFMVWAQAARRKLADQYPHLHNAELSKTLGKLWRLLNEGEKRPFVEEAERLRVQHKKDHPDYKYQPRRRKSVKNGQNESEDGTEQTHVSPNAIFKALQQADSPASSMGEVHSPSEHSGQSQGPPTPPTTPKTDVQPGKVDLKREARPLQEGTGRQLNIDFRDVDIGELSSDVISHIETFDVNEFDQYLPPNGHAGVTNTAYAGGYGINGGATVNPATGGTGGHNWMGKPQNGSPQSGQQHTLTPLGTGNGGEQDQPRTTHIKTEQLSPSHYSEQQGSPQHVSYGSFNVQHLQHYSTSFPSITRAQYEYSDHQGGATSYYSHAGGQNSGLYSNFSYMSSSQRPMYTPIADSTGVPSIPQSNHSPQHWDQQPVYTQLSRP; encoded by the exons ATGAATCTACTCGATCCCTACCTAAAGATGACAGATGAGCCAGAGAAGTGTCTGTCTGATGCCCCCAGTCCGAGTATGTCCGAGGACTCCGCGGGGTCCCCGTGTCCATCTGGTTCGGGCTCCGACACCGAGAACACCCGACCGACGGAGAACAGCCTCATGGCTCCAGACGGGCAACTCGGCGAGTTCAAGAAGGATGAAGACGACAAGTTCCCGGTGTGCATCCGAGAGGCGGTGTCTCAGGTGTTGAAGGGCTACGACTGGACGCTCGTGCCCATGCCGGTGAGAGTGAACGGCTCCAGCAAAAACAAGCCACACGTGAAGAGACCGATGAACGCGTTCATGGTTTGGGCGCAAGCTGCGCGCAGAAAACTGGCCGATCAGTACCCGCACCTTCACAACGCAGAGCTCAGCAAAACTCTGGGCAAACTTTGGAG ATTACTGAACGAGGGTGAAAAGAGACCCTTTGTGGAGGAGGCTGAGCGACTCCGGGTTCAGCACAAGAAAGATCACCCCGATTACAAATATCAGCCCCGGCGGAGAAAGTCTGTGAAGAATGGGCAGAACGAGTCCGAGGACGGTACCGAGCAGACTCACGTCTCCCCGAATGCCATCTTCAAAGCGCTCCAGCAAGCCGACTCACCCGCCTCCAGCATGGGAGAGGTGCACTCCCCCAGCGAACACTCAG GCCAGTCCCAAGGGCCGCCCACTCCCCCCACCACCCCTAAAACGGATGTGCAGCCAGGCAAAGTGGATCTGAAGCGTGAGGCCCGTCCACTTCAGGAGGGCACTGGACGCCAGCTCAACATCGACTTCCGCGACGTGGACATTGGCGAGCTAAGCAGCGACGTCATCTCACACATTGAAACTTTTGACGTCAATGAGTTTGACCAGTACCTACCGCCAAACGGGCATGCAGGTGTGACCAACACAGCCTACGCCGGTGGCTATGGCATCAATGGCGGTGCCACTGTCAACCCGGCAACAGGGGGCACCGGAGGGCACAACTGGATGGGGAAGCCCCAAAACGGGAGCCCACAAAGTGGGCAGCAGCACACCCTGACCCCATTGGGGACCGGTAATGGTGGCGAGCAGGACCAACCGAGAACGACGCACATCAAGACTGAACAGCTGAGTCCAAGTCACTACAGCGAGCAGCAGGGTTCCCCACAGCACGTCAGCTATGGCTCCTTCAACGTCCAGCATCTCCAACATTACAGCACTTCGTTCCCATCTATCACCCGTGCCCAGTACGAATACTCCGACCACCAGGGTGGCGCCACCTCCTATTACAGCCATGCAGGGGGTCAGAACTCCGGCCTCTACTCCAACTTCAGCTACATGAGCTCCAGCCAGAGACCCATGTACACCCCCATCGCTGACTCTACAGGAGTTCCTTCTATCCCCCAGTCAAACCACAGTCCCCAGCATTGGGACCAGCAGCCTGTCTACACACAGCTCTCAAGACCCTAA